In a genomic window of Pseudomonas putida:
- the madM gene encoding malonate transporter subunit MadM, translated as MWDLIKNGLEHNGLVTAFAFVGVIMWVSVVLSKRLTFGRIHGSAIAIVIGLVLAWVGGTLTGGQKGLADLTLFSGIGLMGGAMLRDFAIVATAFEVQATEAKKAGLIGVIALLLGTVLPFIVGACMAWAFGYRDAISMTTIGAGAVTYIVGPVTGAAIGASSDVMALSIATGLIKAILVMVGTPVAARWMGLDNPRSAMVFGGLAGTVSGVTAGLAATDRRLVPYGALTATFHTGLGCLLGPSVLYFIVRGIVG; from the coding sequence ATGTGGGATCTCATCAAGAATGGTCTGGAACATAACGGTCTGGTCACGGCGTTCGCTTTCGTCGGCGTGATCATGTGGGTGTCGGTGGTGTTGTCGAAGCGCCTGACGTTCGGACGGATTCACGGCTCGGCGATTGCCATCGTCATTGGCCTGGTCCTGGCCTGGGTCGGCGGCACCCTGACCGGCGGGCAGAAAGGGTTGGCGGACCTGACGCTGTTCTCCGGCATTGGTTTGATGGGCGGCGCCATGCTGCGTGACTTCGCCATCGTCGCCACGGCGTTCGAAGTGCAGGCCACCGAGGCGAAGAAAGCAGGGTTGATCGGCGTGATCGCGCTGCTGCTGGGCACGGTGCTGCCGTTCATTGTCGGGGCGTGCATGGCCTGGGCGTTCGGTTATCGCGACGCGATCAGCATGACCACCATCGGTGCCGGTGCGGTGACCTACATCGTCGGCCCGGTGACCGGTGCTGCAATTGGTGCGAGCTCGGATGTGATGGCGCTGTCGATTGCCACCGGGTTGATCAAGGCGATTCTGGTAATGGTCGGCACGCCGGTGGCGGCGCGCTGGATGGGGCTGGACAATCCGCGTTCGGCGATGGTGTTTGGTGGCCTGGCCGGGACCGTCAGCGGTGTGACCGCCGGGTTGGCGGCGACGGATCGCCGGCTGGTGCCTTACGGCGCGTTGACCGCGACCTTCCATACCGGGCTGGGCTGTCTGCTGGGGCCGTCGGTGCTGTACTTCATTGTTCGTGGGATTGTCGGTTAA
- the madL gene encoding malonate transporter subunit MadL gives MIIYGVALLAICTLAGVIMGDMLGVLLGVKSNVGGVGIAMILLICARLWMQKRGGMTKDCEMGVGFWGAMYIPVVVAMAAQQNVVTALHGGPVAVLAAIGSVVVCGCTIALISRTHKGEPLPDEPAEISPVGTPVGGR, from the coding sequence ATGATTATTTACGGTGTGGCGCTGCTGGCGATTTGTACGTTGGCGGGAGTGATCATGGGCGACATGCTGGGCGTGTTGCTGGGCGTCAAATCCAACGTCGGCGGGGTCGGGATCGCGATGATCCTGCTGATCTGCGCGCGGTTGTGGATGCAAAAACGCGGCGGCATGACCAAGGACTGCGAGATGGGCGTCGGCTTCTGGGGCGCCATGTACATTCCGGTGGTGGTGGCGATGGCGGCGCAACAGAACGTGGTCACGGCCCTGCATGGCGGCCCGGTGGCGGTGCTGGCGGCGATCGGTTCGGTGGTGGTCTGTGGTTGCACCATTGCCTTGATCAGCCGGACCCACAAGGGCGAACCCTTGCCCGATGAACCGGCGGAGATCTCTCCCGTTGGCACACCGGTAGGAGGTCGCTGA